In a genomic window of bacterium:
- a CDS encoding cupin domain-containing protein codes for MADHAARGATADQPAALEQRGGDGAARQRPRWVTSVFPGHFHTKEQAIAEIMRDGYWPVSWIDKPGSELGPHLHRGDETLYVVDGSLDFCETETGETHHLEAGDKLVLPARLPHSASTTEGATYIMGIKTLVSFDEHILPAT; via the coding sequence ATGGCCGATCACGCGGCGCGGGGTGCGACGGCGGATCAACCCGCGGCGCTTGAGCAGCGCGGCGGTGACGGAGCGGCCCGGCAGCGACCACGTTGGGTGACGAGTGTATTCCCCGGTCACTTCCACACGAAGGAGCAAGCGATCGCGGAGATCATGCGAGACGGCTATTGGCCCGTGTCGTGGATCGACAAGCCGGGAAGCGAGCTCGGGCCCCACCTCCACCGAGGCGACGAAACGCTCTATGTCGTGGACGGGTCCCTCGACTTCTGTGAGACCGAAACCGGTGAGACGCACCATCTCGAGGCAGGCGACAAGCTCGTTCTGCCGGCGCGCCTTCCTCACAGTGCCAGTACGACCGAGGGTGCGACGTACATAATGGGGATCAAGACGCTCGTGTCGTTCGATGAGCACATCCTCCCTGCGACATGA
- a CDS encoding class I SAM-dependent methyltransferase produces MGDSGHYAIRGGVEGRERLRILARVMHASSMSLFDRLGLRDGLVCLDVGCGGGDATVELARRVGPHGRVIGVDIDEEKLEMARTEAQQRGVDNVEFRVADVREDLGAGDFDVVYSRFLLTHLSDPAAAVRAFYRHLRPGGVLGAEDIDFSGHFTYPESKAFRRYHELYCATVGRRGGDPNIGPRLPGLLKQGGFEDVGVWVVQPVGTQGEAKLLNPLTMENIAGAVLEDGLASQEEIDEVVRDLFQFAADPDTVAGMPRVVQVAGRRAAA; encoded by the coding sequence ATGGGAGATTCTGGCCACTACGCGATTCGGGGCGGTGTCGAAGGCCGGGAACGGCTCCGCATTCTCGCGCGCGTCATGCATGCGAGCTCGATGTCGCTGTTCGACCGGCTCGGTCTGCGTGATGGGCTCGTGTGTCTCGATGTCGGCTGTGGCGGCGGAGACGCCACCGTGGAGCTGGCTCGGAGGGTCGGCCCGCATGGCAGGGTGATCGGCGTCGATATCGACGAGGAGAAGCTCGAGATGGCGCGCACCGAGGCGCAGCAGCGAGGTGTCGACAACGTGGAGTTTCGCGTGGCCGATGTCCGCGAGGACCTGGGGGCCGGTGACTTCGATGTCGTGTACTCGCGATTCCTCCTGACGCACCTCAGCGATCCTGCTGCCGCCGTGCGCGCGTTCTACCGCCATCTGCGCCCCGGTGGAGTCCTCGGGGCCGAGGATATCGACTTCAGCGGGCATTTCACCTACCCGGAGTCGAAGGCGTTCCGGCGGTATCACGAGCTCTACTGTGCGACCGTGGGCCGACGGGGCGGTGACCCGAACATCGGACCGCGCTTGCCCGGGCTGCTGAAGCAGGGTGGCTTCGAAGACGTCGGGGTCTGGGTGGTGCAGCCGGTCGGCACGCAGGGGGAAGCCAAGCTCCTCAACCCGCTGACGATGGAGAACATCGCCGGCGCCGTGCTGGAGGACGGTCTGGCGTCGCAAGAGGAGATCGACGAAGTGGTGAGGGATCTCTTCCAGTTCGCCGCCGATCCCGACACCGTCGCCGGAATGCCACGAGTGGTGCAGGTCGCGGGTCGCCGCGCCGCCGCCTGA
- a CDS encoding GNAT family N-acetyltransferase codes for MNRPATEVRSARPDEVPQAISAIVAAFITDPFARFLWPSPYAYLQSGPAFVRAFAGRGFACGSAYVCADFSGAALWLPPDVHPDAETLETVVRETAEPARLDDAFGALEQMAQVHPAGRHWYLPLIGVDPSRRGQGVGDALMRHALARCDEDGVPAYLESTNPRNVSLYRRHGFDVVGEIAVGACPLLTPMSRPPR; via the coding sequence ATGAACCGTCCCGCGACCGAGGTTCGCAGTGCCCGACCCGACGAGGTGCCCCAGGCGATTTCCGCCATCGTCGCCGCGTTCATCACGGATCCATTCGCACGCTTCCTGTGGCCGTCGCCCTATGCGTATCTGCAATCAGGTCCCGCGTTCGTCCGCGCATTCGCAGGACGGGGATTCGCGTGCGGGTCCGCATACGTCTGTGCCGACTTCTCCGGCGCTGCGCTCTGGCTACCTCCCGACGTGCACCCCGACGCCGAGACCCTCGAGACGGTGGTTCGCGAGACGGCGGAACCGGCCCGTCTCGACGATGCCTTCGGTGCCCTCGAGCAGATGGCGCAGGTGCATCCCGCGGGCCGTCATTGGTACCTGCCGCTCATCGGCGTGGATCCGAGCCGACGCGGGCAAGGTGTCGGCGACGCGCTGATGCGTCACGCCCTGGCGCGGTGCGACGAGGACGGCGTGCCCGCGTACCTCGAGTCGACGAACCCGCGTAACGTCTCGCTGTATCGGCGCCACGGCTTCGACGTCGTCGGCGAGATTGCAGTGGGCGCATGCCCGCTCCTCACGCCGATGTCGAGGCCGCCGCGGTAG
- a CDS encoding cupin domain-containing protein, whose protein sequence is MAELLENPVTGESMRVLVSTAQAFTAQYALRPHGEIPGEHRHPGKEQSVSVLSGELHLRVDGKHCIVRAGQSMTLPAGARHFQWNPCDDEAVVIEDIRPAGRIHDFFRVLFGLARDGRTDRNGYPSLLLAAALFAEFDDDVQPTAFGMRLVSSVLGPIALVAGYRRQIDEYLPGPRRPDVPVP, encoded by the coding sequence ATGGCAGAGCTCCTCGAGAATCCGGTCACGGGCGAGTCGATGCGGGTGCTGGTGTCGACGGCGCAGGCGTTCACGGCCCAGTATGCTCTCCGTCCCCACGGAGAGATTCCCGGTGAGCACCGACATCCCGGCAAGGAGCAGTCGGTGTCCGTGCTCTCTGGTGAGCTGCATCTACGGGTCGATGGGAAGCACTGTATCGTTCGCGCGGGGCAGTCGATGACGCTTCCCGCCGGAGCGCGGCACTTCCAGTGGAATCCATGTGACGACGAGGCCGTCGTCATCGAGGATATCCGGCCGGCCGGCCGCATCCACGACTTCTTCCGGGTGCTATTCGGCCTCGCACGGGATGGCAGGACGGATCGCAACGGATATCCGTCTCTCCTGCTGGCTGCGGCGCTGTTCGCCGAGTTCGACGACGACGTCCAGCCCACTGCGTTCGGGATGCGCCTCGTGTCCTCGGTGCTGGGGCCGATCGCCCTGGTCGCGGGCTATCGACGCCAGATCGACGAGTATCTCCCGGGTCCTCGCAGGCCTGACGTGCCGGTTCCGTAG
- a CDS encoding SMP-30/gluconolactonase/LRE family protein: MSLASTVFADGFVFLEGPRWHAGKLWLSDMHDDRVLTLDAQGTVETVVEVPGRPSGLGWTPDDRLLVVSMVDRRLLRLDPGGLAPVADLGDIATYHCNDMVVDARGRAYVGNFGSNLEDGGLPDPAALALVLPDGTVRIAAADLRFPNGTVLTPDGRTLVVGESFGACLTAFDVADDGSLSRRREWARLDGAIPDGICLDAESAIWVASPISNEVVRVREGGAVTHRIPVGQMAIACMLGGDDRRTLFVLTAPTTNREACRTARAARVETVRVDVPGAGLP, translated from the coding sequence ATGTCCCTCGCTTCCACCGTGTTCGCCGACGGCTTCGTCTTCCTCGAAGGGCCACGCTGGCACGCCGGCAAGCTGTGGCTCTCGGACATGCACGACGACCGCGTGCTGACGCTCGACGCCCAGGGCACGGTCGAGACCGTGGTCGAAGTGCCCGGCCGGCCGTCGGGCCTCGGCTGGACGCCCGACGACCGCCTGCTCGTCGTCTCGATGGTCGACCGCCGTCTGCTGCGGCTCGACCCCGGCGGCCTCGCGCCGGTCGCCGACCTCGGCGACATCGCGACCTACCACTGCAACGACATGGTCGTGGACGCGCGCGGCCGCGCCTACGTCGGCAACTTCGGATCGAACCTCGAGGACGGCGGCCTGCCCGATCCCGCCGCGCTGGCGCTCGTCCTTCCCGACGGCACCGTGCGGATCGCCGCCGCCGACCTGCGCTTTCCGAACGGCACCGTGCTGACGCCCGACGGGCGCACGCTCGTCGTCGGCGAGTCGTTCGGGGCGTGCCTCACGGCGTTCGACGTCGCCGACGACGGCAGCCTCTCGCGCCGCCGCGAATGGGCCAGGCTCGACGGCGCCATTCCCGACGGCATCTGCCTCGACGCCGAGAGCGCGATCTGGGTGGCGTCGCCGATCAGCAACGAGGTGGTGCGGGTGCGGGAGGGCGGCGCGGTGACGCACCGGATTCCCGTCGGGCAGATGGCCATCGCCTGCATGCTCGGCGGCGACGATCGCCGGACCTTGTTCGTGCTGACGGCGCCGACGACGAACCGCGAGGCGTGCCGCACGGCGCGTGCGGCGCGGGTGGAGACGGTGCGCGTCGACGTTCCCGGCGCCGGGTTGCCGTAG
- a CDS encoding helix-turn-helix domain-containing protein, translating to MAKRALIRRVSALVIPAVWLAQPSPFADAAVYQVAVRTLEAQAERLTGHRYTPALVEELMTYGGQGGRSLEEVARRLAVSSRTLIRRLREAGTTYRALRDVRRRQRALALLSDTALTAAEVAYRLGYEDASNFGKACHRWFGCSPGALRARTRAGRGRPVAAAALVSRLDREQVGAMARAAKTAVKPASGDAARLVDARIRSLGGWRAATLATVRRLIHEADPDVVEACKWAKPSNPQGVPVWSHDGIVCTGEAYAQVVKLTFARGASLDDPRGLFNAGLEGGTRRAIDIREGESLDATAFKRLVRAAVAENGRVRVAKTPGRRCTPGTRGD from the coding sequence TTGGCGAAGAGGGCGCTCATCCGGCGGGTCAGCGCGCTCGTGATCCCGGCGGTGTGGCTCGCGCAGCCGTCGCCGTTCGCCGATGCCGCCGTGTACCAGGTCGCGGTGCGGACCCTCGAAGCCCAGGCCGAGCGCCTGACGGGCCACCGCTATACGCCGGCGCTCGTCGAGGAGCTCATGACCTACGGCGGGCAGGGCGGCCGCTCGCTCGAAGAGGTGGCGCGGCGGCTCGCGGTGTCGTCGCGCACGTTGATCCGCCGGCTGCGCGAGGCCGGCACGACGTACCGCGCGCTGCGCGACGTCCGTCGCCGGCAGCGCGCGCTCGCGTTGCTGTCGGACACCGCGCTGACCGCGGCCGAGGTCGCCTATCGCCTGGGCTACGAGGACGCGTCGAACTTCGGGAAGGCATGCCACCGCTGGTTCGGCTGCTCGCCGGGAGCGCTGCGCGCGCGCACGCGGGCGGGGCGCGGACGTCCGGTCGCCGCCGCCGCGCTTGTGTCCCGGCTGGACCGCGAGCAGGTGGGAGCGATGGCGCGTGCAGCGAAGACCGCCGTGAAGCCGGCCTCCGGCGACGCCGCCCGTCTGGTCGACGCGCGCATCCGCTCCCTGGGCGGCTGGCGCGCGGCGACGCTGGCGACCGTGCGTCGTCTGATCCACGAGGCCGATCCCGACGTCGTGGAAGCGTGCAAGTGGGCGAAGCCGAGCAATCCGCAGGGCGTGCCGGTATGGTCCCACGACGGCATCGTCTGTACGGGCGAAGCGTACGCGCAGGTGGTGAAGCTGACCTTCGCCCGGGGCGCGTCCCTCGACGATCCCCGCGGTCTCTTCAACGCCGGCCTGGAGGGCGGCACGCGGCGCGCCATCGACATCCGGGAGGGTGAGTCGCTCGACGCGACGGCGTTCAAGCGGCTGGTGCGGGCCGCGGTCGCCGAGAACGGACGCGTGCGTGTCGCGAAGACGCCCGGCCGCCGGTGCACGCCCGGCACGCGGGGAGACTGA
- the zwf gene encoding glucose-6-phosphate dehydrogenase: protein MPGSAPTQLENPTDAAGTRLRPMHPHVVVLFGAAGDLARRKLIPGLFQLCRVGLLPVCRIVGTSLEELDDDGFRTFARAACDEFSRSPFSEETWAAFAATLHYVPQSAGPAGLAAVVAAMERQLGDGVRRLHYVSVPPRAARAVVSMLGDAGLAERASVVMEKPFGTDLASARELNAAVHAVFDESQVFRIDHFLGKEAAQNILAFRFANGLFEPIWNRQHISHVQIDVPETLAVGKRAPFYETAGAFRDMVVTHLFQILAFVAMEPPTALEPRSINEEKNKVFRSMRPLDVNNVVRGQHEGYCSLDGVDPDSQTETFIALRCEIDNWRWAGVPFYLRTGKHMAEGARIVSIAFLEPPRSMFPPQSGVGTKGPDHLTFDLGESSKVSLSFYGKRPGPGMVLEKLSLQFALQEKEAQTDVLEAYERLILDAMSGDKTLFPNAEGIERLWEVAQPLLDDPPEVQLYKCGTWGPKSMHNLVAPFGWRLPFERGWRE, encoded by the coding sequence ATGCCGGGATCGGCGCCGACGCAGCTCGAGAATCCGACGGACGCCGCGGGCACGCGCCTGCGGCCCATGCATCCGCACGTGGTGGTGCTCTTCGGCGCAGCCGGCGATCTCGCCCGGCGCAAGCTGATCCCCGGCCTGTTCCAGCTCTGCCGCGTCGGCCTGCTGCCGGTCTGTCGCATCGTCGGCACGTCGCTCGAGGAGCTCGACGACGACGGCTTCCGCACCTTCGCGCGTGCCGCCTGCGACGAGTTCTCGCGCTCGCCGTTCAGCGAGGAGACGTGGGCGGCGTTCGCGGCGACGCTCCACTACGTGCCGCAGTCGGCCGGTCCGGCCGGGCTCGCCGCCGTCGTCGCCGCCATGGAGCGCCAGCTCGGCGACGGCGTGCGCCGCCTGCACTACGTGAGCGTGCCGCCGCGTGCGGCCCGCGCGGTGGTGAGCATGCTCGGCGACGCGGGGCTCGCCGAGCGCGCCAGCGTCGTCATGGAGAAGCCGTTCGGCACCGACCTCGCGAGCGCCCGCGAGCTCAACGCCGCGGTGCATGCGGTCTTCGACGAGAGCCAGGTGTTTCGCATCGACCATTTCCTCGGCAAGGAAGCGGCGCAGAACATCCTCGCGTTCCGCTTCGCGAACGGCCTCTTCGAGCCGATCTGGAACCGCCAGCACATCTCCCACGTCCAGATCGACGTTCCCGAGACGCTCGCGGTCGGCAAGCGCGCGCCGTTCTACGAGACCGCCGGCGCGTTCCGCGACATGGTCGTGACGCACCTCTTCCAGATACTCGCCTTCGTCGCCATGGAGCCGCCGACGGCGCTGGAGCCGCGCTCCATCAACGAAGAGAAGAACAAGGTCTTCCGCTCGATGCGCCCGCTCGACGTGAACAACGTCGTGCGCGGCCAGCACGAGGGTTACTGCTCGCTCGACGGCGTCGATCCGGACTCGCAGACCGAGACGTTCATCGCGCTCAGGTGCGAGATCGACAACTGGCGTTGGGCGGGCGTGCCGTTCTACCTGCGCACCGGTAAGCACATGGCCGAGGGCGCGCGTATCGTCTCGATCGCGTTCCTCGAGCCGCCGCGCAGCATGTTCCCGCCGCAGTCGGGCGTGGGGACGAAGGGGCCCGACCATCTGACCTTCGACCTCGGCGAGTCGTCCAAGGTGTCGCTCTCGTTCTACGGCAAGCGGCCGGGCCCCGGCATGGTGCTCGAGAAGCTCAGCCTCCAGTTCGCGCTCCAGGAGAAGGAGGCGCAGACGGACGTGCTCGAGGCCTACGAGCGCCTGATCCTCGACGCCATGAGCGGCGACAAGACGCTCTTCCCGAACGCCGAGGGCATCGAGCGGCTGTGGGAGGTTGCGCAGCCGCTGCTCGACGATCCGCCGGAGGTGCAGCTCTACAAGTGCGGCACCTGGGGCCCCAAGTCCATGCACAACCTCGTCGCCCCGTTCGGCTGGCGGCTGCCGTTCGAGCGCGGCTGGCGCGAGTAG
- the greB gene encoding transcription elongation factor GreB encodes MSKAFTREPDGDDATDDDVTDDDARLPGGFTNYITPAGRQRLHDELNRLWKVDRPKLVDIIAWAASNGDRSENGDYIYGKRKLREIDRRIRFLSKRLDSAVIVDNAGKEHDRVYFGATVTYQGESGEEQTVSIVGVDEYDPARGRVSWISPIATALLKASVGDVVTLRTPRGPEELEVLDIRYEPLP; translated from the coding sequence ATGAGCAAGGCCTTCACGCGCGAGCCCGACGGCGACGACGCGACCGACGACGACGTCACCGACGACGACGCGCGCCTGCCCGGCGGCTTCACGAACTACATCACGCCCGCGGGCCGCCAGCGGCTCCACGACGAGCTGAACCGCCTGTGGAAGGTCGACCGTCCGAAGCTCGTCGACATCATCGCCTGGGCCGCCAGCAACGGCGACCGCTCGGAGAACGGCGACTACATCTACGGCAAGCGCAAGCTGCGCGAGATCGACCGCCGCATCCGTTTCCTCTCGAAGCGCCTCGACAGCGCCGTGATCGTCGACAACGCCGGCAAGGAGCACGACCGCGTCTACTTCGGCGCGACGGTCACCTACCAGGGCGAGTCCGGCGAGGAGCAGACGGTCAGCATCGTCGGCGTCGACGAGTACGATCCGGCGCGCGGGCGGGTGTCGTGGATCTCGCCGATCGCGACCGCGCTGCTGAAGGCGTCGGTGGGCGACGTCGTCACGCTGCGCACGCCGCGCGGCCCCGAAGAGCTCGAGGTCCTCGACATCCGCTACGAGCCGCTGCCCTGA
- a CDS encoding VCBS repeat-containing protein, with translation MRRYLTLLLVSCLVACGGEGGGSGGGAAAPVPAADVPPTREALTGGPFPALLVTQAQFVEKRGADGKTEQVPGPAKLIIVRETPEGWKTVVLEDPDSNVFHKAVPWDDGILTIGGNQALLRTWKFADGEWKQETHWNPKFGGKFDRLRDFEHADVDGDGKEELVIATHDQGVIVIVHPDENWRVEQVDATPNTFVHEIEIGDIDGDGKPEFFATPSAPNKLDEEQPGEVRMYKRDAEGTWQKSIVDAPGDTHAKEVLAADVDKDGVSEVYVAWEGAIGQGGALVRPVTVKQYKWKDGKFEGTTVATVPDRQMRAIQAGDVNGDGKIDIVAGALSSGLWLFEQGDGGAWKATVIDKGSSGYEHPVHLADLDGDGALEIYVASEEQGELRRYAWKNGTWEKTVLAPLHKGDITWNVTDGKL, from the coding sequence ATGCGCCGATACCTGACGCTCCTCCTCGTGTCGTGTCTGGTCGCCTGTGGCGGAGAAGGGGGGGGCTCCGGCGGCGGCGCCGCGGCGCCGGTCCCTGCCGCCGACGTCCCGCCGACGCGCGAAGCCCTGACCGGCGGGCCGTTCCCCGCCCTCCTCGTCACGCAGGCGCAGTTCGTCGAGAAGCGCGGCGCCGACGGGAAGACGGAACAGGTGCCCGGCCCCGCGAAGCTGATCATCGTGCGCGAGACCCCGGAGGGCTGGAAGACGGTGGTCCTCGAGGACCCGGACTCCAACGTCTTCCACAAGGCAGTGCCGTGGGACGACGGCATCCTCACCATCGGCGGCAACCAGGCGCTGCTGCGCACGTGGAAGTTCGCCGACGGCGAGTGGAAGCAGGAGACGCACTGGAATCCGAAGTTCGGCGGCAAGTTCGATCGGCTGCGCGACTTCGAGCACGCCGACGTCGACGGCGACGGCAAGGAAGAGCTGGTGATCGCCACGCACGACCAGGGCGTCATCGTGATCGTCCACCCCGACGAGAACTGGCGCGTCGAGCAGGTCGACGCGACGCCCAACACCTTCGTGCACGAGATCGAGATCGGCGACATCGACGGCGACGGCAAGCCGGAGTTCTTCGCGACGCCGAGCGCGCCGAACAAGCTCGACGAGGAGCAGCCCGGCGAGGTGCGCATGTACAAGCGCGACGCCGAGGGCACGTGGCAGAAGTCGATCGTCGACGCGCCCGGCGACACGCACGCGAAGGAGGTCCTCGCGGCCGACGTCGACAAGGACGGCGTCTCCGAGGTGTACGTCGCGTGGGAGGGCGCGATCGGCCAGGGCGGCGCGCTCGTCCGTCCTGTCACCGTGAAGCAGTACAAGTGGAAGGACGGGAAGTTCGAGGGCACGACGGTCGCCACGGTGCCGGACCGGCAGATGCGCGCGATCCAGGCCGGCGACGTCAACGGCGACGGCAAGATCGACATCGTCGCCGGCGCGCTGTCGTCGGGCCTCTGGCTCTTCGAGCAGGGCGACGGCGGCGCGTGGAAGGCGACGGTCATCGACAAGGGCTCGTCGGGATACGAGCACCCCGTCCATCTCGCCGACCTCGACGGTGACGGCGCGCTCGAGATCTACGTCGCCTCGGAAGAGCAGGGCGAGCTGCGGCGTTACGCGTGGAAGAACGGCACCTGGGAGAAGACGGTGCTCGCGCCGCTCCACAAGGGCGACATCACCTGGAACGTGACCGACGGGAAGCTCTGA
- the chrA gene encoding chromate efflux transporter, translated as MERDRREALRAERLGELARLFLRLGATAFGGPAAHIALVEHEVVGRRRWLDRARFLDLVGATNLIPGPNSTELAIHIGHDRAGAAGLVVAGVCFILPATLIVLVLAWAYVRFESLPASAGVLAGVEAVVVAIVAQALWRLGRAAIRDRTLAGVAVAAIAAVVLGVNELLVLLVAGVVAAGLRVGAGLAVAAAPLGVASATAATAVAATPSGLFWVFVKIGSVLFGSGYVLLAFLRTDLVERLGWLSEQQLLDAIAIGQVTPGPLFTTATFVGYLLAGVPGALAATAGIFLPAFVFVALTAPVIRRLRASPLTGGLLDGVNVASWALMAVVSVPLARAALVDVPSVLLCAASGALLWWGRIDSTWLVLGGALAGAARTLLA; from the coding sequence CTGGAACGTGACCGACGGGAAGCTCTGAGGGCCGAGCGGCTCGGCGAGCTGGCGCGGCTGTTCCTGCGCCTCGGCGCCACGGCGTTCGGCGGGCCGGCGGCGCACATCGCGCTCGTCGAGCACGAGGTCGTGGGGCGGCGGCGCTGGCTCGATCGCGCACGCTTCCTCGATCTCGTCGGCGCGACGAACCTCATCCCGGGGCCGAACTCGACCGAGCTGGCGATCCACATCGGCCACGATCGCGCCGGCGCCGCGGGCCTCGTGGTCGCCGGCGTCTGCTTCATCCTGCCGGCTACGCTCATCGTGCTCGTGCTGGCGTGGGCGTACGTACGCTTCGAGAGCCTGCCGGCGTCCGCCGGCGTGCTCGCGGGCGTCGAGGCGGTGGTCGTCGCCATCGTCGCGCAGGCGCTCTGGCGCCTCGGGCGCGCGGCGATCCGCGACCGCACGCTCGCGGGCGTGGCGGTCGCCGCGATCGCGGCGGTCGTGCTCGGGGTGAACGAGCTTCTCGTGCTGCTGGTCGCGGGCGTCGTGGCGGCGGGGCTGCGCGTCGGCGCCGGGCTCGCCGTCGCCGCCGCGCCGCTCGGCGTCGCGAGCGCGACCGCCGCCACGGCCGTGGCGGCGACGCCGTCGGGGCTCTTCTGGGTGTTCGTGAAGATCGGCTCGGTGCTGTTCGGAAGCGGCTACGTGCTGCTCGCGTTCCTGCGCACCGATCTCGTGGAGCGCCTCGGGTGGCTCAGCGAGCAGCAGCTGCTCGATGCCATTGCCATCGGGCAGGTGACGCCGGGCCCGCTCTTCACCACGGCGACGTTCGTCGGCTACCTGCTCGCCGGCGTGCCGGGCGCGCTCGCCGCGACCGCCGGCATCTTCCTGCCCGCCTTCGTATTCGTGGCGCTCACCGCGCCGGTGATCCGCCGCCTGCGCGCGTCGCCGCTGACGGGCGGGCTGCTCGACGGCGTCAACGTCGCCTCGTGGGCCCTCATGGCCGTGGTGAGCGTGCCTCTCGCGCGTGCGGCGCTCGTCGACGTGCCGTCGGTGCTGCTGTGCGCGGCGAGCGGTGCGCTGCTGTGGTGGGGACGGATCGATTCGACCTGGCTCGTGCTGGGCGGTGCGCTCGCCGGCGCCGCCCGCACGCTGCTCGCCTGA
- a CDS encoding pyridoxal-phosphate dependent enzyme has protein sequence MNALLRRWPTLATRLPRVTLVDGATPVAPLARLGGARGISRLWIKRDDRTSAVYGGNKPRKLEWLLGAARAAGSRAVITFGGIGTHHGLATAACARAVGMRTVLVLIPQPVTPHVRHCLLIDHLLGAELHLASGVPDVVRRGVMLLARGRWRGEPLAVIPTGGSSALGTLGYVDAALELAEQVAAGALPEPDAIFVPLGSGGTVAGLVLGLRLAGLRTRVVGVLVTDILPPSPRRLRALARAAARRLAPEVAAPPLSLEDFAIDRDFVGPAYGAPTAAAEAARDLARELEDVRLETTYTGKCLAALLARAATPPWRDRTLLFWNTFSSVDPADTLGPLPDWRTLPVPFHRFFRDDDARAA, from the coding sequence ATGAACGCCCTGCTCCGACGTTGGCCCACGCTCGCCACCCGTCTGCCGCGCGTCACGCTCGTCGACGGCGCGACGCCGGTCGCCCCGCTCGCCCGCCTCGGCGGCGCACGCGGCATTTCGCGGCTGTGGATCAAGCGCGACGACCGGACGAGCGCCGTGTATGGCGGCAACAAACCACGCAAGCTGGAATGGCTCCTGGGTGCGGCACGCGCGGCCGGATCGCGTGCGGTCATCACGTTCGGCGGCATCGGCACGCATCACGGCCTCGCCACCGCCGCATGCGCGCGCGCCGTCGGCATGCGTACCGTGCTCGTGCTGATCCCGCAGCCGGTCACGCCGCACGTGCGTCATTGCCTGCTCATCGACCACCTTTTGGGCGCCGAGCTGCACCTCGCATCCGGCGTACCCGACGTCGTGCGACGCGGGGTGATGCTGCTCGCGCGCGGCCGCTGGCGCGGCGAGCCGCTCGCGGTGATCCCCACCGGCGGCTCGTCGGCGCTCGGCACGCTCGGCTACGTCGATGCGGCGCTGGAGCTCGCGGAGCAGGTCGCCGCGGGTGCGCTGCCCGAGCCCGACGCGATCTTCGTCCCGCTCGGCAGCGGCGGCACGGTCGCGGGCCTCGTCCTCGGGCTGCGCCTCGCGGGCCTGCGCACGCGCGTCGTCGGCGTCCTCGTCACCGACATCCTGCCGCCGTCGCCGCGGCGGCTGCGCGCGCTCGCCCGTGCCGCTGCCCGGCGCCTCGCGCCCGAGGTCGCGGCGCCCCCGCTCTCGCTCGAAGACTTCGCCATCGACCGCGACTTCGTCGGCCCCGCCTACGGCGCGCCGACCGCCGCGGCGGAGGCGGCGCGCGATCTCGCTCGCGAGCTCGAAGACGTGCGTCTCGAGACGACGTACACCGGCAAGTGCCTCGCGGCGCTGCTCGCGCGCGCGGCGACGCCGCCGTGGCGCGATCGCACGCTGCTCTTCTGGAACACGTTCAGCAGCGTCGATCCCGCCGATACGCTCGGGCCGCTGCCCGACTGGCGGACGTTGCCGGTGCCGTTCCACCGCTTCTTCCGGGACGACGACGCCCGCGCCGCCTGA